From a region of the Triticum aestivum cultivar Chinese Spring chromosome 7D, IWGSC CS RefSeq v2.1, whole genome shotgun sequence genome:
- the LOC123168885 gene encoding histone H2A, whose amino-acid sequence MDASATGAGAKAKKGAAGRKAGGPRKKSVTRSVKAGLQFPVGRIGRYLKNGRYAKRVGTGAPVYLAAVLEYLAAELLELAGNAAKDNKKSRIVPRHLLLAVRNDQELGRLLAGVTIAHGGVLPNINPVLLPKRMAEKEPKEGKSPKKTAKSPKKADKKA is encoded by the coding sequence ATGGACGCCTCAGCCACCGGAGCCGGAGCGAAGGCGAAGAAGGGCGCGGCCGGGCGCAAGGCCGGCGGCCCCAGGAAGAAGTCGGTGACGCGGTCCGTCAAGGCCGGGCTCCAGTTCCCCGTCGGCCGCATCGGGCGCTACCTCAAGAACGGCCGTTACGCGAAGCGCGTCGGCACGGGCGCCCCCGTCTACCTCGCCGCCGTCCTTGAGTACCTCGCCGCCGAACTGCTGGAGCTCGCCGGGAACGCCGCCAAGGACAACAAGAAGTCCCGCATCGTGCCCAGGCACCTGCTGCTGGCCGTGAGGAACGACCAGGAGCTCGGGAGGCTGCTGGCCGGCGTCACCATCGCGCACGGCGGCGTGCTGCCCAACATCAACCCCGTGCTGCTGCCCAAGAGGATGGCGGAGAAGGAGCCCAAGGAGGGCAAGTCGCCCAAGAAGACCGCCAAGTCCCCCAAGAAGGCCGACAAGAAGGCTTAG